In the Hylaeus volcanicus isolate JK05 chromosome 1, UHH_iyHylVolc1.0_haploid, whole genome shotgun sequence genome, one interval contains:
- the LOC128884515 gene encoding prostaglandin E2 receptor EP3 subtype isoform X2, producing the protein MSLTSTDDWNETLSMMELNATMTVPSVVLNTSKRHVALASQVVLTLVYITGVIGNVSALVILFHRDKRRNRKHLLMLRCLATNDLVALLGMLIQMYITIYVGSVISTRGFCSLRVVWRLFGLFSGCVAIVMAAERWLALTRPFVYQKVTYPVIVRCMLVLWLVALALTSLPVLGFGLYYKGERCVRYREATESADVAYAYVWFVFGTLLCLSIVWCNLAVSRALSRLSRKAGALRRVTRSSSRAKPLLTMAGPPSEVVATAEERAFARLMAVLSISFVICWMPQMISIPLAQFAMQLPEKALLARKAIRMFHVAADILLCIHFTLDPYIYVLLRMPRPRFRLLKPLCKICWPGRSRSSSFTGTTDHQGSSGGDPSTPITEAPSTPVSEVHDPHLVAVSV; encoded by the exons ATGTCACTCACCTCGACGGACGATTGGAACGAAACCTTGTCGATGATGGAATTGAACGCGACCATGACCGTACCCAGCGTTGTTTTGAACACGTCGAAGAGACACGTGGCTCTCGCTTCTCAGGTGGTGCTCACCCTTGTGTACATAACCGGTGTAATCGGCAACGTGTCGGCTCTAGTCATTCTCTTCCATCGGGATAAG aggaGAAATCGAAAACACCTGCTGATGCTGCGTTGTTTGGCGACGAACGATCTCGTTGCGTTGTTGGGGATGTTGATACAGATGTACATCACAATTTACGTGGGCAGCGTGATATCCACGAGGGGATTCTGTTCTCTTCGAGTCGTATGGAGGCTTTTCGGTTTGTTCAGTGGTTGTGTGGCCATCGTAATGGCTGCTGAAAGGTGGCTGGCCTTGACGAGACCCTTCGTTTATCAAAAG GTGACGTATCCGGTAATTGTACGTTGTATGCTGGTACTTTGGCTGGTTGCTCTGGCGTTGACTAGCCTTCCAGTCCTGGGCTTCGGCTTGTACTACAAGGGGGAGCGATGCGTTCGATATAGAGAAGCAACTGAATCAGCCGACGTAGCGTACGCTTACGTTTGGTTTGTTTTCG GAACTCTTCTCTGCCTATCGATTGTCTGGTGCAATTTGGCCGTTTCCCGAGCACTTAGCAGGCTAAGTCGAAAGGCTGGCGCACTGAGGCGCGTAACTAGATCTTCCTCAAGGGCGAAACCACTTTTGACGATGGCTGGTCCACCATCAGAAGTCGTCGCAACAGCCGAGGAAAGGGCATTCGCGAGATTGATGGCTGTCCTATCGATATCTTTTGTTATCTGTTGGATGCCGCAGATG ATCTCCATCCCATTGGCTCAATTCGCGATGCAATTACCTGAAAAGGCACTGCTAGCGAGGAAAGCGATTCGCATGTTCCACGTGGCGGCCGATATCCTCCTCTGCATCCACTTCACCCTGGACCCATACATCTACGTGTTGTTGAGGATGCCTAGGCCCAGATTCCGTCTTCTGAAACCGCTTTGCAAGATCTGCTGGCCAGGCAGAAGTCGGTCGAGTTCGTTCACAG GAACTACAGATCACCAGGGCAGCAGTGGTGGCGATCCATCGACGCCAATCACCGAAGCACCCTCCACGCCAGTCAGCGAGGTACACGATCCTCATTTGGTGGCAGTGTCTGTCTGA
- the LOC128884515 gene encoding prostaglandin E2 receptor EP3 subtype isoform X1, which translates to MSLTSTDDWNETLSMMELNATMTVPSVVLNTSKRHVALASQVVLTLVYITGVIGNVSALVILFHRDKRRNRKHLLMLRCLATNDLVALLGMLIQMYITIYVGSVISTRGFCSLRVVWRLFGLFSGCVAIVMAAERWLALTRPFVYQKQVTYPVIVRCMLVLWLVALALTSLPVLGFGLYYKGERCVRYREATESADVAYAYVWFVFGTLLCLSIVWCNLAVSRALSRLSRKAGALRRVTRSSSRAKPLLTMAGPPSEVVATAEERAFARLMAVLSISFVICWMPQMISIPLAQFAMQLPEKALLARKAIRMFHVAADILLCIHFTLDPYIYVLLRMPRPRFRLLKPLCKICWPGRSRSSSFTGTTDHQGSSGGDPSTPITEAPSTPVSEVHDPHLVAVSV; encoded by the exons ATGTCACTCACCTCGACGGACGATTGGAACGAAACCTTGTCGATGATGGAATTGAACGCGACCATGACCGTACCCAGCGTTGTTTTGAACACGTCGAAGAGACACGTGGCTCTCGCTTCTCAGGTGGTGCTCACCCTTGTGTACATAACCGGTGTAATCGGCAACGTGTCGGCTCTAGTCATTCTCTTCCATCGGGATAAG aggaGAAATCGAAAACACCTGCTGATGCTGCGTTGTTTGGCGACGAACGATCTCGTTGCGTTGTTGGGGATGTTGATACAGATGTACATCACAATTTACGTGGGCAGCGTGATATCCACGAGGGGATTCTGTTCTCTTCGAGTCGTATGGAGGCTTTTCGGTTTGTTCAGTGGTTGTGTGGCCATCGTAATGGCTGCTGAAAGGTGGCTGGCCTTGACGAGACCCTTCGTTTATCAAAAG CAGGTGACGTATCCGGTAATTGTACGTTGTATGCTGGTACTTTGGCTGGTTGCTCTGGCGTTGACTAGCCTTCCAGTCCTGGGCTTCGGCTTGTACTACAAGGGGGAGCGATGCGTTCGATATAGAGAAGCAACTGAATCAGCCGACGTAGCGTACGCTTACGTTTGGTTTGTTTTCG GAACTCTTCTCTGCCTATCGATTGTCTGGTGCAATTTGGCCGTTTCCCGAGCACTTAGCAGGCTAAGTCGAAAGGCTGGCGCACTGAGGCGCGTAACTAGATCTTCCTCAAGGGCGAAACCACTTTTGACGATGGCTGGTCCACCATCAGAAGTCGTCGCAACAGCCGAGGAAAGGGCATTCGCGAGATTGATGGCTGTCCTATCGATATCTTTTGTTATCTGTTGGATGCCGCAGATG ATCTCCATCCCATTGGCTCAATTCGCGATGCAATTACCTGAAAAGGCACTGCTAGCGAGGAAAGCGATTCGCATGTTCCACGTGGCGGCCGATATCCTCCTCTGCATCCACTTCACCCTGGACCCATACATCTACGTGTTGTTGAGGATGCCTAGGCCCAGATTCCGTCTTCTGAAACCGCTTTGCAAGATCTGCTGGCCAGGCAGAAGTCGGTCGAGTTCGTTCACAG GAACTACAGATCACCAGGGCAGCAGTGGTGGCGATCCATCGACGCCAATCACCGAAGCACCCTCCACGCCAGTCAGCGAGGTACACGATCCTCATTTGGTGGCAGTGTCTGTCTGA
- the LOC128884522 gene encoding putative tRNA (cytidine(32)/guanosine(34)-2'-O)-methyltransferase, with the protein MGKTSKDKRDIYYRRAKEEGWRARSAFKLLQIDNECHILDGVNKAVDLCAAPGSWSQVLSRRLNENYKEASKMGNATPPKIVAVDLQAMAPLEGVIQLQGDITNANTAEQIIAHFNHEQADLVVCDGAPDVTGLHDMDIYIQSQLLLAALNITTYILREGGTFVAKIFRAKDVSLLYSQLKIFFPYVYCTKPSSSRNSSIEAFVVCKQYSPPKGYTPHMLNPLLTHEQCDFRNLTGANRVVVPFVVCGDLTQPDSDTCYPLDYEGKEYKYQAPVQTPIAPPYEEALSLLGNRDTDYRKANVSVVIDNLKSMSILDFKNQAKQKRNDINEKKIVAIDTKQNREDLLQLTELTTIKLYDNENADDIA; encoded by the exons ATGGGAAAAACATCGAAAGATAAACGGGATATATACTATCGTCGAGCGAAAGAAGAAGGCTGGAGGGCAAGGAGCGCCTTTAAATTGCTCCAAATAGACAATGAATGTCACATCTTGGATG gAGTGAACAAAGCGGTAGATTTGTGTGCGGCGCCTGGTAGCTGGAGTCAGGTTTTATCCCGTAGATTAAA TGAAAACTATAAAGAGGCTTCCAAGATGGGAAACGCAACACCTCCTAAAATAGTTGCCGTTGATTTGCAAGCTATGGCACCGTTAGAAGGAGTTATACAACTCCAGGGGGATATTACTAATGCTAATACAGCAGAGCAAATTATAGCTCACTTTAACCACGAGCAAGCAGATTTAGTAGTTTGTGATGGGGCACCGGATG TTACAGGTCTTCACGATATGGATATTTACATTCAGTCGCAACTACTACTAGCTGCTTTGAACATTACTACCTACATACTCAGAGAAGGAGGCACATTTGtggcaaaaatatttcgtgcCAAGGATGTATCGCTGCTCTACTCTCAACTAAAGATATTTTTCCCTTATGTTTATTGCACGAAACCAAGCAGCTCGCGTAACTCGAGTATAGAAGCATTCGTAGTGTGCAAACAATACTCGCCTCCCAAGGGATACACACCTCACATGTTGAATCCTCTCTTAACGCACGAGCAATGTGATTTCCGTAATCTCACCGGAGCTAATAGGGTCGTTGTTCCATTTGTCGTCTGCGGTGATCTCACTCAGCCCGATTCTGACACGTGTTACCCCCTTGAC TACGAGGGAAAGGAGTACAAATATCAGGCACCGGTGCAGACACCAATCGCGCCACCGTACGAGGAAGCGCTGTCTTTGCTCGGAAACCGGGATACTGATTACAGAAAAGCTAACGTTAGCGTAGTTATAGACAACCTAAAATCAATGTCCAtattagattttaaaaatcaagcAAAGCAGAAACGTAatgatataaatgaaaaaaaaatagtagcaATAGATACTAAGCAGAACAGGGAAGATTTATTACAACTTACGGAATTAACAACTATTAAATTGTATGATAATGAAAATGCCGATGATATTGCCTAA
- the LOC128885073 gene encoding uncharacterized protein LOC128885073, whose product MKDDKMLFYDENKPAIHEKELSLYLRNRVERKRSDQGKRYGKSWFVNTLIKHSKMYCKYSKLAGFNYFVEPETSWYSRVLLILVYSVIVPAMIYTIYHQLDDFFENPCFTSVDTEYFPTQDLNFPGVAICSINRISRQAALEMANEIFERNITRSSIEEILEMFTELSVLYNSETSVLNRTNQIHKLLTQYYNGDYNITDIMKRLTPQCSAILSKCRFHDEDRNCSEVFEFRKTQDGFCCIFNYAIKQDDRAFNDAVDHRLEPAKVDNFGPDQGLSVLLEPFLDDYFYSIFPITGWKVTIFNPHDYPDTTSGGVSEIFVSAETQQSVELRAIISYGTKNIMSISLEQRHCVFPEEMDSPHASYTYSDCIVECRTRNIWDTCGCIPFYLPNDSKRVCNLEDVPCLSQHKHKWFTAMPHAHRHGVDTKDDNEVLICSHCFPTCNDVTYSLQSTFSTRMTRGRHQTKLLNGVDYANQSTVQVYFTRVGTVKLKQNVASQWYDLLSQASGIGGIFIGFSLIAIVELSYFVGLFVLEVLKGPDSSDGIEDETERKRLPLQTIYWGELYPRTRLETMANRPERILYEYLAEIRPFILYVLVTRTMATTNSEMPIVSPQHRDKRGVSYGWVSQGARKRSSQSSCFRTLTKCFKLYCKHSSLVGLKYLVEDRATWFDRTVWIMAYMCTIFVVFLFSLVIYQEFIDTPITATPEAEPYHTRDVEFPGVAICSINRISLRKVTELATEIYNANISNLTLDETLGALWTLGGFYESPYAEADNYTQITLLLSEFYNDDYNITDLMMSLTPECSEMLVLCKFQNEKENCSDIFTLSRTEFGFCCTFNYIPDDMLESEKKARRVENTGRENGLTLVLDSTTDDYFYPILSTTGWRVMVFDPNDYPDMSTGGVVEFVLAPLAEKDVVLNVVALRSSENIRSYPIDKRGCYFPDERPSISTTYTASDCILACKIEDIWNNCKCRPFFYLQPRPTEPSVKICTTEDLPCLRKYRNKRLYTVPYPDETLSSLINNSRTLYCRNCYPSCEDNTYIASSYVLELTPDDFGKLSRYNVNSTTYSLLHMYFGKSEITCLKQDKSYRWYEYLSDAGGTCGFFIGFSLISVIEIVYFGALFFLELLGHEPDLEADKEDEQISHNQLPMPTVYWNELFPRSRIRIREPK is encoded by the exons ATGAAAGACGATAAAATGCTATTCTACGATGAAAATAAACCAGCGATACACGAAAAGGAGCTTTCCCTGTATCTTCGGAACCGAGTCGAACGTAAACGCTCCGATCAAGGTAAACGCTACGGCAAATCGTGGTTCGTTAACACATTAATAAAACACTCGAAGATGTACTGCAAGTACAGCAAGCTAGCTGGATTCAACTATTTCGTGGAACCTGAAACTTCATGGTATAGCAG AGTTCTATTAATTCTGGTGTATTCGGTCATCGTGCCCGCTATGATTTACACAATTTACCATCAGCTTGATGACTTTTTCGAGAATCCCTGCTTCACAAGCGTGGACACGGAATATTTTCCCACGCAGGACTTGAATTTTCCAG GCGTGGCCATCTGTAGCATTAATCGAATTAGTCGTCAGGCCGCCCTGGAAATGGCAAACGAAAT TTTCGAGCGGAACATTACTCGATCGTCCATCGAAGAAATTCTTGAGATGTTTACGGAGCTGAGCGTTTTGTACAATTCCGAGACGTCGGTGCTGAATCGAACCAACCAAATCCATAAACTTCTAACACAGTATTATAACGGCGATTACAATATCACTGACATAATGAAGCGT CTAACGCCGCAATGCTCGGCCATACTTTCGAAATGCCGTTTCCACGACGAGGACAGAAACTGCTCGGAGGTGTTTGAGTTTCGCAAGACACAGGACGGATTCTgttgtattttcaattacgCCATCAAACAAGACGACAGAGCGTT CAACGACGCCGTCGATCACCGACTAGAACCAGCGAAGGTGGACAACTTTGGCCCAGACCAAGGTCTATCGGTTTTGTTGGAACCGTTTCTGGACGATtacttttattctattttcccCATCACTGGTTGGAAG GTGACGATTTTCAATCCTCACGATTATCCGGACACTACCAGCGGTGGTGTCTCCGAGATTTTCGTGTCCGCGGAAACGCAACAGAGCGTGGAGCTTCGTGCGATCATATCTTACGGCACGAAAAACATTATGTCAATCTCGTTGGAGCAGCGACACTGCGTGTTTCCCGAGGAGATGGATTCGCCGCACGCTTCTTACACTTACAGCGACTGCATTGTCGAATGCAGAACTAGGAACATATGGGATACCTGCGGATGCATACCATTCTATCTGCCAAATG ATTCCAAGAGGGTCTGCAACTTGGAAGACGTGCCGTGTTTGTCGCAGCACAAAC ATAAATGGTTTACCGCCATGCCTCACGCACATCGCCATGGCGTTGATACAAAAGACGATAACGAAGTTTTGATTTGCAGCCATTGCTTTCCCACGTGTAACGACGTGACATACAGTCTGCAGTCTACATTCTCTACTCGCATGACCCGTGGTCGTCATCAAACTAAACTACT GAACGGCGTCGACTATGCGAATCAAAGCACCGTGCAAGTGTACTTCACTCGTGTTGGCACGGTAAAGCTGAAACAAAACGTGGCCAGTCAGTGGTACGACCTTTTGA GCCAGGCCAGTGGAATCGGTGGCATCTTTATTGGTTTCAGCCTCATCGCCATCGTGGAGTTGAGTTATTTCGTCGGGCTTTTCGTGTTGGAAGTTTTAAAAGGACCAGATTCCTCTGACGGTATCGAAGATGAAACTGAGCGTAAACGGTTACCGTTACAGACAATTTATTGGGGCGAATTGTATCCGAGAACGAGACTCGAGACGATGGCGAACCGTCCAGAACGAAtt TTGTACGAATACCTCGCGGAAATTCGGCCATTCATTCTCTACGTTCTCGTTACACGAACGATGGCTACAACGAACAGTGAAATGCCGATTGTAAGCCCGCAACACAGAGATAAACGCGGCGTTTCGTATGGATGGGTTTCACAAGGTGCACGCAAACGATCCTCGCAATCGAGCTGCTTTCGAACATTAACAAAATGCTTTAAGCTGTACTGCAAACATTCCAGTTTGGTGGGCCTCAAGTATCTGGTGGAAGATCGAGCAACGTGGTTCGATAG AACTGTATGGATTATGGCATACATGTGTACTATATTCGTGGTGTTCCTTTTCTCTCTGGTAATTTATCAAGAGTTCATTGATACACCTATAACAGCCACACCCGAGGCAGAACCTTATCATACTCGAGACGTTGAGTTCCCAG GTGTCGCTATTTGCAGCATTAACAGAATAAGTCTCCGGAAGGTGACAGAATTGGCGACTGAAAT ATATAACGCCAATATTTCTAACCTGACTCTCGACGAAACGCTCGGAGCACTCTGGACGCTCGGTGGTTTTTACGAGTCACCGTACGCGGAAGCTGATAATTACACCCAGATTACTCTACTTCTCTCCGAGTTTTACAACGATGACTATAATATCACTGACCTTATGATGAGC CTGACTCCGGAATGCTCGGAAATGCTCGTGCTTTGTAAGTTTCAAAACGAGAAGGAAAACTGTTCAGACATATTCACGCTAAGTCGAACGGAGTTTGGATTCTGTTGCACTTTCAATTACATCCCGGACGACATGCTCGA ATCTGAGAAAAAAGCACGGCGGGTAGAAAACACGGGCAGGGAAAACGGTTTAACGTTGGTATTGGATTCAACTACGGATGATTATTTCTATCCCATTTTGTCTACTACTGGCTGGAGg GTTATGGTATTCGACCCAAACGATTACCCCGACATGAGTACCGGCGGTGTGGTGGAGTTTGTGCTCGCTCCATTAGCCGAGAAAGACGTGGTACTGAATGTAGTTGCATTACGCAGCAGCGAAAATATTCGGTCGTATCCTATCGACAAACGCGGATGCTACTTTCCGGACGAAAGACCATCGATTTCCACCACTTACACCGCCAGCGATTGTATACTAGCCTGCAAAATAGAAGATATATGGAATAACTGCAAGTGCAGACCATTCTTCTACCTCCAGCCACGGCCAACGGAACCCTCCGTCAAGATTTGCACAACAGAAGACTTACCGTGTCTGAggaaatacagaaataaaagacTTTACACAGTACCTTATCCAGATGAAACATTATCTTCTCTAATAAACAATAGCCGAACGCTCTACTGCCGAAATTGTTATCCTTCGTGCGAGGATAACACATATATAGCTAGCAGTTATGTTCTTGAATTGACACCGGATGACTTCGGTAAACTCTCACGTTACAACGTCAACTCGACAACTTACAGTCTTCTTCATATGTATTTCGGAAAAAGCGAAATAACGTGTTTGAAGCAAGACAAAAGCTACCGATGGTACGAGTATTTGAGCGATGCCGGTGGCACTTGCGGATTCTTTATTGGCTTTAGTCTGATCAGTGTTATCGAAATCGTTTACTTCGGCGCACTCTTCTTTTTGGAATTGTTGGGACACGAACCTGACCTCGAAGCTGATAAAGAAGATGAACAAATTTCGCACAACCAGCTACCGATGCCAACCGTGTACTGGAACGAGTTATTCCCACGTTCGAGAATTAGAATAAGAGAAcctaaataa
- the LOC128884506 gene encoding IQ and ubiquitin-like domain-containing protein yields the protein MATKPYMSRWRSKLTRTICRDACTLTMTDDQINGCEGNERTTQTEFLADKFTNTLCNVTIQTNYFPDTRDRLVEAKSGSWRSGLKDPSNEKILESVVKIQRFYRAQRDRFTAIQPATAYDSTCTKDTDEERIPAEPRSYRSQDFTILNRTSLRTRTDFELLYNLLDRWRINETETASKHPRFECYKIAQRTLLLSKEVELLRGIDSLKTVVKTRNKKKTQSNFLNELSRPAVWKNSLGESILVDTARVQCARRLRDTYNALSKDDLPVQKRIRMLRRLRNDIEPHTCKPSNDLLRLLDQEIDLLTCDVDRNKLNWLRNRSKITFLIFAREALENDSEDAILVGRKTICSSCGRLLPVEKFSWEIRRRRRSSFCDYCLCARNARMMPRIVYGPYEKLLRDIRRSEAGKNRSHTNLAFVVDAKIIHRLVNSVWHGKSAISECDRLDELRLVRLDRNVEWSPWNCLLLTANEASVHTRVDNLAEFYGTIVLHKFHTRNLQAKIQFGYLVDG from the exons ATGGCAACGAAACCGTACATGAGTAGATGGAGGAGTAAACTAACAAGAACCATATGCCGCGATGCGTGTACGCTAACAATGACTGACGACCAGATAAATGGATGCGAGGGGAACGAAAGGACGACGCAGACCGAATTTTTGGCCGACAAATTCACAAACACGCTATGCAACGTCACGATacaaacgaattattttcctgACACGAGAGATAGGCTCGTGGAAGCTAAGAGTGGCTCTTGGCGTTCCGGTTTAAAAGATCCCTCTAACGAGAAGATCCTGGAGAGCGTCGTAAAGATACAGAGGTTTTACAG AGCTCAACGCGACAGGTTCACCGCGATCCAGCCAGCAACCGCCTACGATTCTACGTGTACCAAAGATACAGACGAGGAACGGATACCGGCGGAACCGAGATCCTATCGCAGCCAGGATTTCACGATACTAAACCGCACATCTCTAAGAACAAGGACAGACTTTGAGTTACTGTACAATCTCCTGGATCGTTGGCGCATCAATGAAACAGAGACGGCTAGCAAGCATCCTCGCTTCGAATGCTACAAGATCGCGCAGCGCACCCTGCTCTTGTCGAAAGAGGTGGAATTGCTGCGAGGCATAGACTCGTTGAAAACGGTCGTCAAGACTAGGAACAAGAAGAAAACGCAGAGCAACTTCTTGAACGAGCTATCCAGGCCTGCGGTTTGGAAGAACAGTCTCGGCGAGTCGATTCTCGTAGACACAGCCCGCGTGCAGTGTGCACGCCGTTTGCGAGACACGTACAACGCGTTGTCGAAGGACGACCTTCCGGTGCAGAAACGGATAAGAATGTTGCGTCGACTCAGAAACGACATCGAGCCACACACGTGCAAACCTTCGAACGATCTGCTGCGCTTGCTCGACCAGGAGATTGATCTTTTGACATGCGACGTTGACcggaataaattaaactgGCTGAGAAATCGGTCCAAGATCACCTTCCTGATATTCGCCAGGGAGGCGTTGGAAAACGACTCGGAGGACGCGATTCTGGTCGGTCGTAAAACGATCTGCAGCAGCTGCGGTAGATTACTGCCCGTAGAGAAGTTTTCTTGGGAGatacgacgccgacgccgctCGTCTTTCTGCGATTATTGTCTATGCGCGAGAAATGCGCGAATGATGCCCCGAATCGTCTACGGCCCTTACGAGAAGCTGCTTCGCGACATCAGGCGTAGCGAGGCTGGAAAGAATCGTTCTCACACCAATTTGGCTTTCGTCGTCGACGCCAAGATAATTCATCGATTGGTAAATAGCGTTTGGCACGGGAAATCGGCCATCTCCGAGTGCGATCGGCTCGACGAGTTGAGACTGGTGAGACTGGACAGGAACGTCGAGTGGTCACCGTGGAACTGTCTTCTCTTGACCGCGAACGAGGCCTCCGTGCATACGAGAGTCGACAATCTCGCAGAGTTTTACGGGACGATCGTGTTGCATAAGTTTCACACGAGAAATTTACAAGCCAAAATTCAGTTCGGATACCTCGTCGATGGCTGA